One window of the Rhipicephalus sanguineus isolate Rsan-2018 chromosome 2, BIME_Rsan_1.4, whole genome shotgun sequence genome contains the following:
- the LOC119381046 gene encoding uncharacterized protein LOC119381046: MSTDSPPLKKRKIRQCTFRKEWRSQPEYESWLLPVDDDATAARCTICASTFTVKFDGVSAVKHHASTQKHKQKSLASKQSATVKKFFVPAISSAEDHVTAAELGTIFHGIKHNYSYLSMDCGSKLAPKVFSDSDIASRMRLGRTKMEHLVKDVLAPYAVECIVEKLRPAGRNLPFALSTDASNKGNRKLFPIAVRFYDVSGAGITDALIDFCEQADETSGGICELLATSLEKVGLSLERAVAYSADNASVNYGKHNSVFQKMQKDQPTLLKANCNCHVVHNTAKHAVKSLKFDVETLVLKVFKEFSSSSKCVEELKTFFEFCDQEYSKVLCHISVRWLSLFTALDRLIKNWTPIKSYFLSQGEEECEKIIWRFISNQADGLSESVTLPECYMHFMHSFLAMFHSAILTLEKSHLEPTELYAVMTKLRKQLINRRDDMFFGVKANLGLEILPGGQVAKLEFLNVYDRALAYLEKWFDFENSPFKMLAELDLRKGAPTTLVVINAGNLFGIDFQEEGDELYSELCLLKDALPGLLKCDEKSSSMWLKFLKAVKCPLLQNLMEHVYSIPCSNAFVERVFSVMGNLWTDERNQLSVPMVKAELCVRYNLVYSCEEFVKMARENKKLIRAAKSNSKYIFKFRE; this comes from the coding sequence ATGAGCACGGATTCTCCGCCtttgaaaaagcgaaaaataCGTCAATGCACGTTCCGGAAAGAGTGGAGATCTCAACCCGAGTACGAGAGCTGGCTCCTGCCCGTGGACGACGATGCCACAGCCGCAAGGTGCACCATATGTGCAAGCACGTTTACGGTTAAATTTGATGGCGTCAGCGCTGTGAAGCATCATGCATCAACGCAGAAACATAAACAGAAGAGCCTCGCCTCCAAACAGTCGGCTACAGTCAAAAAGTTCTTTGTTCCAGCCATTTCTAGCGCAGAAGATCACGTGACTGCTGCGGAACTGGGCACCATATTCCATGGAATCAAGCACAACTACAGTTACCTGTCAATGGACTGCGGCAGCAAGTTGGCACCGAAAGTCTTCTCGGATTCAGACATTGCTTCCAGAATGCGACTCGGAAGAACGAAGATGGAACACCTCGTGAAAGACGTACTGGCGCCTTACGCAGTGGAGTGCATAGTCGAAAAACTTCGCCCAGCAGGCCGCAACCTTCCGTTCGCTCTCTCCACTGACGCTTCCAACAAGGGAAACAGAAAACTTTTCCCCATTGCAGTGCGTTTCTACGATGTGAGTGGTGCCGGAATAACCGATGCTCTCATCGACTTTTGTGAGCAGGCGGATGAGACTTCCGGCGGCATCTGCGAACTTTTGGCAACAAGTTTGGAGAAGGTAGGCCTTTCTTTGGAGCGAGCTGTAGCGTATAGCGCGGATAATGCTTCTGTGAATTATGGGAAACATAACTCAGTTTTCCAGAAGATGCAGAAAGATCAGCCGACTTTGTTGAAGGCCAATTGCAATTGCCATGTTGTGCATAACACTGCCAAGCACGCAGTCAAGTCTTTAAAGTTTGACGTCGAAACTCTTGTACTAAAGGTATTCAAAGAATTTTCTTCTAGCTCGAAATGTGTAGAGGAATTGAAAACGTTCTTTGAATTTTGTGATCAGGAATATAGCAAAGTTTTGTGTCATATTTCGGTCCGCTGGTTAAGCTTGTTTACAGCCTTAGACAGATTAATTAAGAACTGGACACCCATCAAGTCATACTTTCTGAGTCAAGGAGAGGAGGAGTGCGAAAAAATAATCTGGAGATTTATAAGCAACCAAGCCGATGGACTTTCAGAGAGTGTCACGCTTCCGGAGTGCTACATGCACTTCATGCACTCGTTCCTTGCAATGTTCCATTCAGCAATCCTCACCCTCGAAAAGAGTCACCTTGAGCCGACAGAACTTTACGCTGTAATGACTAAGCTCAGGAAACAGCTGATTAATCGAAGGGATGATATGTTCTTCGGTGTCAAGGCTAATCTGGGACTTGAAATCCTTCCTGGTGGACAAGTTGCAAAGCTGGAATTTTTGAATGTCTATGACAGGGCCCTTGCGTACCTCGAAAAGTGGTTTGACTTCGAGAACTCCCCGTTTAAGATGCTCGCCGAATTGGATCTGCGCAAAGGTGCACCCACTACATTGGTGGTAATAAATGCGGGCAACCTTTTTGGCATTGACTTTCAAGAGGAAGGGGACGAACTCTACTCAGAGCTTTGTCTTTTGAAGGATGCTCTGCCTGGACTTCTAAAATGTGACGAGAAATCAAGCTCGATGTGGCTGAAGTTCTTAAAAGCGGTAAAGTGCCCCCTCTTGCAGAACCTAATGGAGCATGTCTACTCCATTCCCTGCAGCAATGCGTTCGTGGAACGCGTCTTCAGCGTGATGGGAAACTTGTGGACGGATGAAAGAAACCAACTAAGCGTCCCAATGGTTAAGGCAGAACTTTGTGTGCGGTATAATTTGGTGTACAGCTGTGAAGAATTTGTAAAGATGGCGAGAGAAAACAAGAAGCTCATCCGAGCCGCTAAGTCGAATTCCAAGTACATATTCAAGTTCCGCGAATAA